In Candidatus Aramenus sp. CH1, the following proteins share a genomic window:
- a CDS encoding HesA/MoeB/ThiF family protein gives MERYSRQLLALGLEVQQRISSLKVLVVGCGALGSTLSDMLVRLGVKEITVVDADVVELSNLHRTRIFTEEDVMRPKALACKDYLSKVNREVKVNAVVDVVDAENVEELVRGKDVVFDALDNVNYRLILNDACVKNNVPLIYAGVGGEYASAKLVVPGKTACLSCFLEPVDSPNACETIGTTIATVDAIASVQIQLLINYLRGKEDDEMIILDMSNLSMERVKMSRNPKCEACSLHEYRYLNYKFTSCGLFRYPRVSGTLTYSSGDVEVYKVGDGVLLCYGEKCYKKTTK, from the coding sequence ATGGAACGTTACTCTAGGCAGCTGCTGGCCCTTGGTTTAGAAGTACAACAGAGGATTTCGTCCCTTAAGGTCCTTGTTGTGGGATGCGGCGCTTTAGGCAGTACTCTCTCGGACATGTTGGTAAGGCTTGGGGTAAAGGAGATAACAGTGGTTGACGCAGACGTTGTAGAGTTGTCTAATCTGCACAGGACAAGGATATTCACCGAGGAGGACGTAATGAGGCCAAAGGCTTTAGCGTGCAAGGACTACTTGTCCAAGGTAAACAGGGAGGTTAAGGTAAACGCTGTAGTAGACGTGGTTGACGCGGAAAACGTAGAGGAGCTGGTCAGGGGCAAAGACGTAGTATTCGACGCGTTAGACAACGTAAACTACAGGCTGATCCTAAACGACGCGTGCGTTAAGAACAACGTACCCCTCATATACGCAGGGGTCGGAGGGGAGTACGCTTCTGCCAAGCTGGTCGTCCCTGGGAAAACGGCCTGCCTCTCGTGCTTCTTGGAGCCAGTGGACTCCCCCAACGCCTGCGAGACCATTGGCACCACTATAGCTACTGTAGACGCCATAGCTTCCGTACAGATCCAACTCCTCATCAACTACTTAAGAGGGAAAGAGGACGACGAAATGATAATCCTTGACATGTCCAACTTGTCGATGGAGAGGGTAAAAATGAGCAGGAATCCCAAGTGCGAGGCGTGCTCCCTCCACGAGTACAGATACCTCAACTACAAGTTCACTTCGTGTGGACTGTTCAGGTATCCTAGAGTTTCAGGCACATTGACGTACAGTTCAGGGGACGTGGAAGTCTACAAGGTAGGCGATGGAGTACTCCTTTGCTATGGAGAAAAGTGTTATAAGAAAACCACTAAGTAA
- the dph2 gene encoding diphthamide biosynthesis enzyme Dph2, whose product MSYFFDYERIVQEIRKRNAKRVLLQFPEGLKPFSTDAVESLNRRLPEVEFVISGEPSWGACDVAEDEARIVGVDLIVHFGHTPYTWYYPKFPTLFIEAESNLDVDEEAVKQLKNKLREYGTKKVSLTSTIQHYKLLDKIRYKLDGFEVVIGNPSSPFMHPGQVLGCDYKAANVEADVYVNVSGGVFHALGLGLSTLKPTLKLDPYTNKVEDLTQEVNRILRVRYSKIMKAMDARTWVIIQGVKVGQNRPLMVKYLEKRLREMGNTVYVVTNKVLNVDVLRNIDRSNIDAYVVTSCPRLPIDDLYNYEKPVLTPGEAKMIILNKLEPYIFPW is encoded by the coding sequence GTGAGCTATTTTTTTGACTACGAGAGAATAGTGCAAGAGATCCGGAAAAGAAATGCTAAAAGGGTTCTCCTTCAGTTTCCGGAGGGCCTTAAGCCCTTCTCCACTGACGCCGTAGAGTCCTTAAATAGAAGGCTCCCAGAAGTCGAGTTCGTCATCTCCGGAGAGCCAAGCTGGGGGGCTTGCGACGTAGCTGAAGACGAGGCAAGGATAGTTGGAGTAGATCTAATAGTGCACTTTGGCCACACCCCCTATACGTGGTACTACCCGAAGTTCCCCACCCTTTTCATTGAGGCAGAAAGCAACCTAGACGTGGACGAGGAGGCTGTAAAACAGTTGAAGAACAAGCTTAGGGAATATGGGACAAAAAAAGTCTCCCTAACCTCCACCATACAGCACTATAAGCTCCTCGACAAAATAAGGTACAAGTTAGATGGATTTGAAGTTGTAATAGGTAACCCTTCAAGCCCTTTCATGCACCCTGGACAAGTACTTGGATGCGACTACAAGGCCGCTAACGTGGAAGCAGACGTCTACGTAAACGTATCAGGGGGAGTGTTCCACGCCCTAGGCCTTGGACTTTCCACCTTAAAGCCCACGTTAAAGCTCGACCCGTATACTAACAAGGTCGAGGACTTGACCCAAGAGGTAAACAGGATCCTGAGGGTGAGGTATTCCAAGATAATGAAGGCAATGGACGCTAGGACTTGGGTGATAATTCAAGGCGTAAAGGTGGGGCAAAACAGACCTTTAATGGTGAAGTACCTTGAGAAGAGGCTCAGGGAGATGGGCAACACGGTGTACGTGGTAACCAACAAGGTACTAAACGTAGATGTGCTGAGGAACATAGACAGGAGCAACATAGACGCATACGTAGTCACCTCGTGTCCCAGACTGCCCATAGACGACTTGTACAATTATGAGAAACCCGTCTTGACCCCAGGGGAAGCGAAAATGATAATATTAAACAAGTTAGAACCATATATATTTCCGTGGTAA
- a CDS encoding flippase-like domain-containing protein — protein sequence MKLKYIVAALLPVLAIVVYTVVLKVNVLETARTMSPQLILAFLLSYLGQVAIIAFRDRKLVGVSFFNAFKARLLGNAVSLLIPGWVGQELTRALIYNKQGVDLVRAFSLSILEGYFDVTTGTAMFLVLLYFIPVKYIYIEIIYVLYAVGNLIGWLSGITYVFFTANKAVKIEQAIIKLAGFEKYHFIFETGKKAMKDRINFTNSIYFYFLTALGYLVQSSPFYLIRPNVLEDVIINTTFFIAFLFPIPGAAGVSEIALSFYLPSHYVIDVAILGFVEFLMGFVFIGEINLDELKNELDKIKKYGELYKGP from the coding sequence GTGAAACTGAAATATATCGTAGCGGCCCTACTTCCAGTCCTTGCAATTGTAGTCTACACGGTAGTCCTCAAAGTAAACGTTCTCGAAACAGCAAGGACGATGTCCCCGCAGTTGATCTTGGCTTTCCTCCTTTCTTACCTGGGGCAAGTTGCCATAATAGCCTTTAGGGATAGGAAACTGGTAGGAGTGTCCTTCTTCAACGCGTTTAAGGCGAGGCTATTGGGTAACGCAGTAAGCCTCCTTATTCCTGGGTGGGTTGGACAGGAGTTGACTAGGGCGTTGATTTACAACAAGCAAGGGGTAGACTTGGTTAGGGCGTTCTCGCTTTCAATCTTGGAGGGCTACTTTGACGTGACCACTGGGACAGCTATGTTCCTTGTCCTCCTTTACTTCATCCCCGTGAAATACATCTATATAGAGATAATATACGTACTTTACGCTGTAGGAAACCTGATTGGCTGGCTTTCTGGGATCACATATGTCTTCTTCACCGCAAACAAGGCAGTGAAAATAGAGCAGGCGATAATTAAGCTGGCTGGATTCGAGAAATATCATTTCATCTTTGAGACAGGGAAAAAGGCAATGAAGGACAGGATAAACTTCACGAACTCAATATATTTTTACTTTTTAACTGCCTTAGGCTACTTGGTCCAGTCATCGCCCTTTTATCTTATAAGGCCGAACGTCCTTGAGGACGTGATAATAAACACGACGTTTTTCATTGCATTTCTGTTCCCCATACCTGGTGCAGCTGGAGTCTCAGAGATAGCACTTTCCTTTTACCTTCCTTCCCACTACGTCATCGACGTCGCAATTCTCGGCTTTGTGGAGTTCCTCATGGGCTTTGTCTTCATAGGCGAAATCAACCTTGATGAGCTTAAAAACGAACTAGATAAAATTAAGAAATATGGAGAACTTTATAAGGGACCCTAG
- a CDS encoding 50S ribosomal protein L16, with product MPLRPGRCYRHFSGPAYTRKEYIPGVPGPKITKFTMGDPNKEYDYMVKLVTKQVGQIRHNALEAARVIVVKQISKAVGNETDFFIWVLKYPHHVIRENKMMAFAGADRLQDGMRLSFGKPIGTAVRIERLGETLMLAKVKKEHLEAAKKAFKVAMSKLPLDTQIVVEPIQKAQHNAGAQTQ from the coding sequence ATGCCACTAAGACCTGGAAGATGCTATAGGCACTTCTCTGGACCGGCCTATACTAGAAAGGAGTACATACCGGGAGTCCCTGGACCAAAGATAACCAAGTTCACAATGGGCGACCCAAATAAGGAATACGATTACATGGTAAAGCTCGTGACCAAGCAGGTTGGTCAGATAAGGCATAACGCGCTTGAAGCGGCTAGGGTAATTGTGGTTAAGCAGATCTCCAAGGCAGTAGGGAATGAGACAGACTTCTTCATATGGGTACTTAAGTACCCGCATCACGTAATTAGGGAGAACAAGATGATGGCCTTCGCAGGAGCGGACAGGCTACAGGACGGCATGAGGCTGTCCTTTGGAAAGCCCATTGGGACAGCTGTCAGGATCGAGAGACTGGGAGAGACGTTAATGCTAGCCAAGGTGAAGAAGGAACACCTAGAGGCCGCAAAGAAGGCGTTCAAGGTGGCCATGTCTAAACTTCCTCTTGACACTCAAATAGTCGTAGAGCCCATACAAAAGGCTCAACACAACGCGGGTGCTCAAACCCAGTGA
- a CDS encoding transketolase, translating to MGGSDGTPISIEELNKLREKAERARKNVIRMQFYDQSLHVGSSLSSIEILTTLLFKYIRDGKDPVNRDWLILSKGHAAPALYAVLHEKGLIPEEELWKIQSINGLLQGHPEIFIPGVDMSTGSLGQGLSFGVGVATGIKMNKGTGRVFVIMGDGEQDEGEIWEAMTHAVARKLDNIVAFIELNGYQLDASTEEVKPKGYLKDVWKAVGWEVFSCDGHDIMSLVNTVEEALKARKPVVIFAKTLRGKGFTPIENTKKQRASPNVAREYLINS from the coding sequence ATGGGTGGAAGTGATGGAACTCCAATATCAATAGAGGAACTAAACAAGTTAAGGGAAAAGGCAGAAAGGGCAAGGAAGAACGTCATTAGGATGCAGTTCTACGACCAGTCTCTTCACGTCGGTTCCTCGTTAAGTAGCATAGAGATACTCACTACTCTTCTCTTCAAATACATAAGGGACGGGAAAGACCCAGTAAACAGGGACTGGTTAATACTCAGCAAGGGACACGCTGCTCCCGCCCTGTACGCTGTTCTCCACGAGAAGGGGCTAATCCCAGAGGAAGAGCTGTGGAAGATACAGAGCATAAACGGCCTTCTCCAGGGGCACCCTGAGATCTTCATCCCTGGAGTGGACATGTCGACGGGTAGTTTAGGGCAAGGGCTAAGCTTCGGCGTTGGCGTCGCTACCGGCATAAAGATGAATAAGGGCACTGGAAGAGTGTTCGTAATAATGGGGGACGGGGAGCAGGACGAAGGAGAGATCTGGGAAGCAATGACGCATGCAGTTGCGAGGAAGCTTGACAACATAGTTGCGTTCATAGAGCTAAACGGTTACCAGTTGGACGCTTCGACGGAGGAAGTGAAGCCAAAGGGATACCTCAAGGACGTATGGAAGGCAGTGGGGTGGGAAGTCTTCTCGTGCGATGGGCACGACATAATGAGCTTAGTGAACACCGTTGAAGAAGCTCTCAAGGCAAGGAAACCAGTTGTAATATTCGCCAAAACGCTTAGAGGTAAGGGCTTCACGCCCATAGAGAACACCAAGAAGCAGAGGGCGAGTCCTAATGTTGCAAGGGAGTACCTTATCAATTCGTGA